The sequence below is a genomic window from Sorangiineae bacterium MSr12523.
AAATAGCCTCGATTATTCAATCGAGAAGACATCGTTCCAGGCCCTCTTTCTGGTGGCTTCGCGCATCGAAAAGTACGTCGGCAAGATGACCGTCGAGACGTTCCTCGTGCGCATGGGCGACGTCTTCTCGGCAGGCCTCGTATGGGTGGCAAGCATGCTGGCGCTGTCGACACCGGCGATGGCCGGCATCAACATGGCGCTCATCGCCATCTGGGTCGTTGTCGTCTTCGCCATCGGAAAAGAGCACAAGCGGCGAAGTGAGGAGAGCGAGGAGATGCTTGCCTTGGAGCCGATCCGAACATGAAGCGCCTTCTTACGGCGGTTGCCATCGGCATCGCGGCGCTCGCGGCGGGGCATGGAGAGGCGGCGGCGCAAGATCCTTCCAACCCGCCCCAGACTCTCCCCACGCCTCCAACGAAACCTACGCCTCCCGACGAGGGGAAACCTGCCAAACGCGAGGAAAAAGGCGACGCCAAGGAGAAGCCCAAGGGCGACGAAAAGGGCGATGCAAAGCCCAAAGGCGACAAGAAGATCCCCGTTTCGTACCAATCGCCGAAACGGCCACTGCCCGATTACGACGGACGCGGCGACGATCCGACGACGGTGGGCGACGTGGCCATTTGGGTACCGCGCCTGATCTTTTCGCCACTGTACCTCACCAGCGAGTACCTGATTCGGCGGCCGCTCGGCGCATTGATTACGGGGGCCGAACGCGCGGGGCTGCCCGAGGCGCTGTATGACTTTTTCACCTTTGGGCCGAACCACAATGCGGGGTTTCTGCCCATTGGGTTCGTCGATTTCGGCTTCAATCCCAGCGTCGGCCTTTTCCTCTTTTGGAGAGACGCCTTCTTCAAAGGAAACGAGTTCCAGATCCACGGCACGACCTGGGGCACCGATTGGATCGCCGCGCAATTCGTCGATCGCATCACCTTCCACAACCGCGACACGCTCATCTTGCAGGCCTCGGGCATCCGCCGCCCCGACCACGCCTTCTTCGGCATCGGACCGAATTCGCTGCAAGGTGACCGAAGCCGCTATGGCCGCGACCAAGTCGACGTGAGCGCCATGGTCGACCTGCACCTGTGGCGCGCCAGCCGGCTCGAGGCGGGCATGGGCGTCAAGACGGTGGAGATCTACAACGGCCACTTCGGCGGCGATCCCAACATCGATCAAAGCGTGGCCGCGGGGCGCTTCGGCGTTCCGTATGGCTTCGATCGCGGCTACACCGCGGAGTACAACCAGCTCACCGCGGCACTCGACACGCGCCAGCCGCGCCCCGCACCGGGTTCGGGCATCCGCGTCGAACTCAACGCGCTGCAAGGCAACGACGTCCGCCGCTCGCCCGGCTCGGGCTGGGTCAAATACGGCGGCACCGTCGGAGGCTTCTACGATTTGAACGACCGCGGGCGCGTGGTGAGCCTCTCGTTCAACACGCAGTTCGCCGATCCGCTCGGTGGCAGGGACATTCCCTTTCTCGAGTTGGTCTCGCTCGGCGGGTCCAATCCGATGCGCGGATTCTTCCCCGGCCGCCTCCTCGGCCGAAGTGCCGCCGTCCTCACCGCCCGATACCGCTGGCCCATTTGGATCTGGCTCGACGGCTCGATCCAGGCGGCCGTCGGCAACGTTTTCGACGAGCACCTGAAGGACTTCAAGCCTTCCCTCCTCCGCTTCTCCGGCGCCATCGGCGTCGAGAGCGTGGGCTCGCCCGACAGCTCCTTCGAGCTTTTGGTGGGCATGGGAAGCGAGACGTTCGATCACGGTGGTCAGATCAATTCGTTCCGCCTTTCCGTGGGGTCCAACCGTGGGTTCTAGAATGCGCTCCAGCCTGAATTACCTGCTCTGTTCGG
It includes:
- a CDS encoding BamA/TamA family outer membrane protein, which translates into the protein MKRLLTAVAIGIAALAAGHGEAAAQDPSNPPQTLPTPPTKPTPPDEGKPAKREEKGDAKEKPKGDEKGDAKPKGDKKIPVSYQSPKRPLPDYDGRGDDPTTVGDVAIWVPRLIFSPLYLTSEYLIRRPLGALITGAERAGLPEALYDFFTFGPNHNAGFLPIGFVDFGFNPSVGLFLFWRDAFFKGNEFQIHGTTWGTDWIAAQFVDRITFHNRDTLILQASGIRRPDHAFFGIGPNSLQGDRSRYGRDQVDVSAMVDLHLWRASRLEAGMGVKTVEIYNGHFGGDPNIDQSVAAGRFGVPYGFDRGYTAEYNQLTAALDTRQPRPAPGSGIRVELNALQGNDVRRSPGSGWVKYGGTVGGFYDLNDRGRVVSLSFNTQFADPLGGRDIPFLELVSLGGSNPMRGFFPGRLLGRSAAVLTARYRWPIWIWLDGSIQAAVGNVFDEHLKDFKPSLLRFSGAIGVESVGSPDSSFELLVGMGSETFDHGGQINSFRLSVGSNRGF